CTTCAAGCGAATAATATCCTCTTCAACCAATTCACTTCCCATTTGCACTTCAATAATCTCCAAATCCCCAATTGCTTTTACACTGTGGCGACTGCTTTCTGGAATTACAAGAACATCTCCCTGCTTAATTCTCCTATGCCTTTCATTAAGTACAAACTCTCCCTCACCCGAAATGATGGTCCACACTTCCCTTCGTTTCAGATGAACTTGATAACTCAGGTTGTGGCCTGCATTAATACAGATCCGTTTCGTAAGAACTTCTACAGATTCTGTATTCTTAGAATAGTCGAGTACTTGGTAGTAACCCCACCTACGTTCTTCGTACATAGGTCGATTGTTCATTCCCTTTAATATTTCTTTGATTCTCGGACTCGCTTCTTTATCACTAACTAGAATGCCGTCAGGACTCGTTGCCACAATAATGTTGGATAAGCCTAGAATGGTTACAGGGATATTAAGCTCATTGATCAGATGAGTATTCAATGAATCCTCTGACACGACACCTTTTCCAAGAATAGGAGAACTCATCTCATCAGTAAGCGTATTCCATGTCCCCAAGTCCTTCCAGCTTCCCTCATACGGCGTTACTACTAAGTGCTTGGTTTTCTCGACAACTTGATAATCAAAGCTGATTTTAGTCAGTTTACTGTACTGTTTAAGCATTTCCTCATACTGGATCGGCAGATTCATTGAGATCAAGAGGTTGATAAGATAATCTAATTTAAATGCAAAAACCCCACAGTTCCAAAGCGCAGCTTGCTTCATCATCACTGCCGCTTCTTCTTCGTGGGGCTTCTCATGAAATTGTTTAACTTTTGAATAATCTACCAAGCATTCGTCCTCTTTGTAAGATTCAGGGATAATGTAACCATATTTCTCGGAAGGATACGTTGGTCTCACCCCGATAAGTGCTATATCCGCTTGAGATCGATCTAGGATGGAATCAAGTTCTTTGACTTTAGTGAAGAAGTCAACTTCGACGTAAGGATCAACAGGTAGAACGACAACCGTTTCCTTAAGACCGATACCCTTTATAGAATAAAGATACGTTGCTGCGAGAGCAATTGCAGGAAATGTATCTCTTCTCTCTGGTTCTACAACAAGTCTTGCTCCATATCCCAACTGGTTTTGCAATATTTCTACTTGTGCCTTACTTGTAGTGATGTGTGTTTGTTGTTCCAATCCTGCGTGTTGAATCTGTCGCCATACTCTCTGTACCATCGATTCTCTAAGTCCACTTGGATCATCCAGCACTTTCAGAAATTGCTTAGAACGCGAATCGTTCGATAAAGGCCACAGCCGCTTTCCAGATCCACCTGACAATAAGACCAGTTGCATGGAATCCCCACCTCCTAAGTTAGAACATATATATCTAATGCGTTAGAACAAAAGACGATCCTCGTACTGTTGTTTGTAATAGTTCTTGTACTCACCAGTTTTGATTCTTTGCCACCATTCCCTGTTATCCAGATACCATCTAATCGTTTCCTGAATCCCAATGCCAAAAGTATAGTGGGGTTTCCATTGCAACTCTTCCATTATTTTTGATGGATCAATGGCATAACGTTGATCATGACCTTTACGATCCTCCACATACCTAATTGAGTCCATCGGTTCGCCTAATAAAGTTAGTATCTCTCGTACAATATCTATGTTACTCCATTCATTATGACCGCCAATATTATACACTTCTCCAGGACGCCCAGCTTGAATAACTAAATCAATAGCTGCTGCGTGATCCTCAACATGAAGCCAATCACGAATATTCAATCCATTTCCGTATATAGGTAATTCTTTATTCTCTAATGCATTCGTAATCATCAAAGGAATAAGCTTCTCTGGGAAATGAAAAGGACCATAATTGTTGGAGCACCTCGTGATATTCGTATGTAGCCCATATGTCTCATGGTAGGCTCTTACTAATAAATCTGCCCCCGCCTTGCTAGCTGAGTATGGACTATTGGGTGCAAGTGGCGTCTCCTCCGTGAAGTATCCTGTCTCTCCAAGCGAACCATACACTTCATCCGTCGAGATCTGAATATACCTAGTCACTTGTAATGCCTTGGCTGCCTCCAACAACGTCTGAGTTCCCATTATATTCGTCTGTACAAAGATATCCGGTTCAGAAATACTCCGATCCACATGAGATTCAGCCGCAAAGTTAACAATAATATTAATATTGTGTTTCTTAATAACAGCATGTACCTGTGATTTGTCGCAAATATCTCCTTTGGTGAAATGATACTTCGGATTATGCTCTACTGAAATGAGATTCTCAAGATTACCCGCATATGTTAATTTGTCAAAGTTAACAATTGAAATACTAGGGTACTTGTTCAACATATATCGTATGAAATTACTTCCGATAAATCCGGCTCCACCTGTAACCAATAGCTGCATTCTATCCATCTCTCCTCCCAAAGTTATTCTCGGCCTGACTTAATCTAGGATGAATCTTATCTTTATCCGATAAAACGATATGGCTGCTATGCCAATCAATTTCAAGCTCAGGATCAGACCACAGAATACCCCGGTCATGCGCTGCAGAATACAGTTCATCCACCTTATATAACACTTGCGTATTTGGCGTTAACGTACAGAATCCATGAGCAAATCCTTTGGGAATCAGAAATTGCCTTTTGTTACTTTCACTTAAGATAACTCCAGCCCATTGCCCATATGTAGGTGAATACTTCCGAATATCTACAGCTACATCATATATAGCTCCCGTAATAACTCTCACAAGTTTCGTTTGTCCCTTTGGCTCCAACTGATAGTGTAATCCTCTCAGCGTACCCGCCTCTGCAGAATAGGAGTGGTTATCTTGGATAAATTCCTGATGAATTCCCACCTCTTCAAATGCGGCTTTATTGTAGCTCTCCAAAAAGAAACCACGATGATCCCCATGCACGGTCGGCTCTATCAACAGGGTACCCTGTAATTTCAATTCTGTAACCTTCAAATACTCCACTCCTTATAGTAGGAAGATTAGATTCATGTGATGTTTAGCCTAAGACAGCAACCCTTTTACCAAAATTCATATCAAACTCCTGATTACGTACCAGCTCATTGGAAAAAGCTAATGAATCGTGAGTACCGGCATCTGTCCACCATCCAGATAAAATATCATAAGTTAACAGTCCTTGATCAATATAGGCATTATTAACATCTGTTATCTCCAATTCCCCTCTTCCTGATGGCTTCAAGTTTCTGATAATATTGAATACTTCAGGATCGTACATATATATACCTGTGACAGCGTATGAACTCTTCGGCACCTTCGGTTTTTCTTCAATGGATTTGATAATTGTATCATCCAATTCAGCCACTCCGTAACGTTCTGGATCGACTACCTCTTGAAGCAGTATCTTCGCTCCCATACTCTGTCTTCTGAAATTATTAACATAATCGGATAACGAATCAGAGAAAATATTATCTCCCAAAATAACCGTCATGGACTGCCCTTGTACGAAATCTTCTGCTAATCCTAAAGCCTGTGCAATTCCACCTGCCTGATCCTGAACTTTGTAAGTGAAATTCACACCAAACTCATATCCACTCCCTAACAAATTAACGACATCTCCCATATGGTCACGTCCCGTGACAATGAGGATATCGTTAATATCAGCATCTCTGAGTTTGTGGATGGAATGATATATCATCGGATACTTTCCTACAGGAAGTAAATGCTTGTTTGTTACCTTTGTTAAAGGATAAAGCCTCGAACCTGTACCCCCTGCTAAGATGATTCCTTTCATGAATCTCCACTCCTCTATTTGATTAAGTTTAAATAAAAACCAGACCTTCAAAAAGGCACTTTCTTCAACCTATAAATTTGTGCTTCATTTTATTTAATATAAACATGGTGACTTTCTCTCGGAATATACACAGGACAAACAAATATACAGCAACCCCAATCACGACACCAACGCCAAACGAAAGGAACAAATTATCCATTGTATTCCGAATTAAGATAACAACTCCACCCATAAGTATTGCTGCAAATAAGTAACTCATGGAGGATTTATTAATAAATTTTATCTCTTTATACTTCAATTTCTTTTTCGCTATAAAATACCTAATACTCACAGCACTAATCTCAGAAATGACTTGTACGATGCCAGCCCCAATGACACCAATGATAGGAATTAATATTAAGTTCAGTACCAGACTTAGTAAGCTAGTTATTATTGCGCAATACAACCCAATTTTCTCTTTCCCTGAAGCTACAAGCACTTGGTATTGGAGATAACCGGATAATGGAGAAAGTATGATTGTCATCGCCATTACCTGCAACAGCGTTCCAGCCTCTAAAAACTCAATGCCCCCTAATATATACATGATGTTTGATGCTAAACAAACGCAACCTACAGTTATAGGTATGGTTATCCATAAAATATAATTAGGTATTTCCGATAAAAGGAACCTAAATTTTTCTTCGTCATTCTCTTTATAATACGAAGCCCTTGGCAAGGTGACATTAGAAATTGCCGTGGAAACAGCGATTGCCATATTAACAAGCGTCTTACTTCTATTCATAAATGCTACTGCTTTAGTATCAATAAAAAAACCAAGCAACACTTGATCCAAATTCGTATAAATACTAACAATAAAAGTGTGGAAGAAGAATACACTAAGCCTCTTAAAGTGTCTGAATGGATTGATGCCCGTGAATCTCAACCTAACATGTTTTCTACTATAAATGTAATTTAATATGCCACTTAAACTTGTAGCTATAACACTGATCAACCCATATATGACGTAGTGATCTGCCTGCTTCACAAACAGAAATATACATATTAAAGATATTGATTTAAAAATTGTACTTCTAATGATAATATAGCGATACTCTTCTATCCCCTGAAAATACCAGTCAATTGCAAACATGTTTAATATAATACTTAATGACATGATGAGATACAGTGGTAATTCGGTATAAAATTGTTCTATATTAAATACGGCAATAAAGTAAATAACTACTACTATTAATGACAGCATTACATTAATAACTACAATCTCCGAGAATATATGTTCAAGTTTTTTTTTATCGTCTCTGGATTTTGCTACTTCACGGACACCATATGTTGCTGTACCATATGTAGCGAACAGAATAAACCAACTAACAATGGTTGCTGCTAAATTGACTTCCCCCAAATTTGAGGCACCCAGAATTCTTGAAACATATGGTGCTGTTATCAATGGAAAGAGTAAGTTTAGACCTGTATATAAAAAATTGTAGATTGCGTTCTTGATTAAAGACTTTTGTTTCATTGATTATGTCCCACCCCCTCCTTTCACGAGTACAATTCGCAGACTTTCGATACACATGTTCTAATATCGAATTCACTAGCTCTTAATTTCTCCTTTTCAATCATGTCCTGCACATTAATTCTATTAAATTGTACATCCATAATATGTTGATATAATTGTTCAACATCTCCAGGATTATATTTCAATCCTGATTGACCATGATCAACAATCTCATCGAGTCCGCCAACGGCAGTAACAATCAAGGGATTTCCAAAATGCATAGCTTCAATAGCAACTCTTCCAAAGGCTTCATTTCTGGAGCACACTACTTCAACATCAGAAGCCTCTCTTAGTGTCATTAAATCATTTGTATAATCTATGAACTGCACCATATCCTGAACACCATATTCCACTACTTTCTGAAGAAGTTGACCATAATATTTCTTTTTTGTTTGACCTATAATCAAAATTCGATAATTCCCCTTTGTGTCTTGTTTCAATCTTTTCGCCAATTCGATTAAATCTTCTTGGCCTTTAATTTTGTACACCGTACCAACACATGTAATTGTAAACGGTTTGGATACAGTAGCTTCTATTCGATTCTTCGTTGAATCTGCTGTAACTGCATTGAGGGGAATACCGTTATAGACAGTTATTAATTTGGTTAAGTCGTGATGTATGCCGTGGTAATTCAATACATTTTGAAAATCCGTTCTTAACTCATTTGAAACAAAGACTACTTTCTCACTACTACCAATGATGGTCGAAGAATACTCTGATAGAAGCTCTTTCTTGATTTCAAACATTTCTTTAACATCTTCACGAACGTGCCATATATGTTTAACACCAGACAATTTAGCAAGATCAGCGCCGAACTTAACTACACTTGTATTGGAATGGATCACATGAATACCTTCTTGTTCCACTGTCCTTTTCATCCTTTGGAGTTGATCTTTTCGAATAAGGGCGAAAAATTTCTTTTTTAACCAATGGATATCTTGCCTAATGTTATCGTAATAATAAAAAGCCTGATAATACGGAATCCCCCGCTTATCAAGCTCTTTTTTTAATGTATCTGAATAAATCAGATCATTCTTCATTTTCATTATAATACTTGAAATATTGAGTGTTTTGGGTATCAACACATAGGGTTTAATGTCAGAAGGCAAACAAGCCAGCAAGTTAATTAAAGAATGCGTTGCTCCGCCTTTGATATTCTCATGGGCTATATACAGAACTTTTTTCATGGTTAAGACCTCTAATTTGTTTTATGGATGATACTAAATGATTGTTACTAACTTCGTTTTCGATCCCCCTTTTCTTGGTGTTTAAGTAGAATATAAGATAAATCAACAATAACGATACAAATATATAGTGATCTCTAAAAGGTTGAGTAGCATAGGAGGATATTAACAAAGTACTAAATATAACAATATAAATGACAATCTTTTTGTTAACACTTGTTATATTTGAAAATAATTTTAATACAAGTACAGAATACAAATTAATTACTGAAATTAAAAGCACAATACCACCCTGAATAAGAACTAAAGAAGAACTATTTATTCCTAAATGAACATGAATATTCTTATCTGGAATGGTAACATTGCCCAATCCAATTCCTAAATCGTTAGCATTATATTTATGAAAAGCCATGTAATTTAGATACGCACGTTCATTGTTCGCATTCGGAACAGTAGAATCAC
The nucleotide sequence above comes from Paenibacillus sp. IHBB 10380. Encoded proteins:
- a CDS encoding sugar phosphate nucleotidyltransferase codes for the protein MQLVLLSGGSGKRLWPLSNDSRSKQFLKVLDDPSGLRESMVQRVWRQIQHAGLEQQTHITTSKAQVEILQNQLGYGARLVVEPERRDTFPAIALAATYLYSIKGIGLKETVVVLPVDPYVEVDFFTKVKELDSILDRSQADIALIGVRPTYPSEKYGYIIPESYKEDECLVDYSKVKQFHEKPHEEEAAVMMKQAALWNCGVFAFKLDYLINLLISMNLPIQYEEMLKQYSKLTKISFDYQVVEKTKHLVVTPYEGSWKDLGTWNTLTDEMSSPILGKGVVSEDSLNTHLINELNIPVTILGLSNIIVATSPDGILVSDKEASPRIKEILKGMNNRPMYEERRWGYYQVLDYSKNTESVEVLTKRICINAGHNLSYQVHLKRREVWTIISGEGEFVLNERHRRIKQGDVLVIPESSRHSVKAIGDLEIIEVQMGSELVEEDIIRLKMEWSDIMANCI
- the rfbB gene encoding dTDP-glucose 4,6-dehydratase, translated to MQLLVTGGAGFIGSNFIRYMLNKYPSISIVNFDKLTYAGNLENLISVEHNPKYHFTKGDICDKSQVHAVIKKHNINIIVNFAAESHVDRSISEPDIFVQTNIMGTQTLLEAAKALQVTRYIQISTDEVYGSLGETGYFTEETPLAPNSPYSASKAGADLLVRAYHETYGLHTNITRCSNNYGPFHFPEKLIPLMITNALENKELPIYGNGLNIRDWLHVEDHAAAIDLVIQAGRPGEVYNIGGHNEWSNIDIVREILTLLGEPMDSIRYVEDRKGHDQRYAIDPSKIMEELQWKPHYTFGIGIQETIRWYLDNREWWQRIKTGEYKNYYKQQYEDRLLF
- the rfbC gene encoding dTDP-4-dehydrorhamnose 3,5-epimerase — encoded protein: MKVTELKLQGTLLIEPTVHGDHRGFFLESYNKAAFEEVGIHQEFIQDNHSYSAEAGTLRGLHYQLEPKGQTKLVRVITGAIYDVAVDIRKYSPTYGQWAGVILSESNKRQFLIPKGFAHGFCTLTPNTQVLYKVDELYSAAHDRGILWSDPELEIDWHSSHIVLSDKDKIHPRLSQAENNFGRRDG
- a CDS encoding sugar phosphate nucleotidyltransferase, whose product is MKGIILAGGTGSRLYPLTKVTNKHLLPVGKYPMIYHSIHKLRDADINDILIVTGRDHMGDVVNLLGSGYEFGVNFTYKVQDQAGGIAQALGLAEDFVQGQSMTVILGDNIFSDSLSDYVNNFRRQSMGAKILLQEVVDPERYGVAELDDTIIKSIEEKPKVPKSSYAVTGIYMYDPEVFNIIRNLKPSGRGELEITDVNNAYIDQGLLTYDILSGWWTDAGTHDSLAFSNELVRNQEFDMNFGKRVAVLG
- a CDS encoding flippase; amino-acid sequence: MKQKSLIKNAIYNFLYTGLNLLFPLITAPYVSRILGASNLGEVNLAATIVSWFILFATYGTATYGVREVAKSRDDKKKLEHIFSEIVVINVMLSLIVVVIYFIAVFNIEQFYTELPLYLIMSLSIILNMFAIDWYFQGIEEYRYIIIRSTIFKSISLICIFLFVKQADHYVIYGLISVIATSLSGILNYIYSRKHVRLRFTGINPFRHFKRLSVFFFHTFIVSIYTNLDQVLLGFFIDTKAVAFMNRSKTLVNMAIAVSTAISNVTLPRASYYKENDEEKFRFLLSEIPNYILWITIPITVGCVCLASNIMYILGGIEFLEAGTLLQVMAMTIILSPLSGYLQYQVLVASGKEKIGLYCAIITSLLSLVLNLILIPIIGVIGAGIVQVISEISAVSIRYFIAKKKLKYKEIKFINKSSMSYLFAAILMGGVVILIRNTMDNLFLSFGVGVVIGVAVYLFVLCIFREKVTMFILNKMKHKFIG
- a CDS encoding glycosyltransferase family 4 protein; this encodes MKKVLYIAHENIKGGATHSLINLLACLPSDIKPYVLIPKTLNISSIIMKMKNDLIYSDTLKKELDKRGIPYYQAFYYYDNIRQDIHWLKKKFFALIRKDQLQRMKRTVEQEGIHVIHSNTSVVKFGADLAKLSGVKHIWHVREDVKEMFEIKKELLSEYSSTIIGSSEKVVFVSNELRTDFQNVLNYHGIHHDLTKLITVYNGIPLNAVTADSTKNRIEATVSKPFTITCVGTVYKIKGQEDLIELAKRLKQDTKGNYRILIIGQTKKKYYGQLLQKVVEYGVQDMVQFIDYTNDLMTLREASDVEVVCSRNEAFGRVAIEAMHFGNPLIVTAVGGLDEIVDHGQSGLKYNPGDVEQLYQHIMDVQFNRINVQDMIEKEKLRASEFDIRTCVSKVCELYS